CTGTGATAATACAATTCTTGGGGTATGGGCGGAAAAGGATAATTAATTGCCATATTAATCATCGTTTCTATTGCTCCTGGGGTAGAATAGAAGGTATTTGTAAATATCCAGGGCAAAATGACTTTTTCATAAAGTTCCAAGTCCAAAATTCGAGCGAGGTCTCCCCATGTCTCGATAATGGCATTAAAGTGCTCATCACCCTTTGCCAAAGATGAGAGGAGTAACAAACTAAGCATCTTTTCTGGGTGTGCCAAAGCCAGTTCTTGGGCAATTTGACCACCCATAGAATGACCTGCTACGTGTACTTTGTCGATCCCAAGATGTTCAAGTAATCCAGCAACGTCGGTTGCCATCTGTTTTATACTATAGGCGTAGTTGGAAGTAGAACTGCGCCCCATACCTCGATTATCC
This sequence is a window from Scytonema hofmannii PCC 7110. Protein-coding genes within it:
- a CDS encoding alpha/beta fold hydrolase; the protein is ELFYQIQGTGEPLLLISGFLCDHTYWSLLIPSLTQQYQVIRLDNRGMGRSSTSNYAYSIKQMATDVAGLLEHLGIDKVHVAGHSMGGQIAQELALAHPEKMLSLLLLSSLAKGDEHFNAIIETWGDLARILDLELYEKVILPWIFTNTFYSTPGAIETMINMAINYPFPPIPQELYYHSRAITSSDIRFRLNRIYCPTLVLVSRQDILTPVKFSEELVQGIPNAELVVLDSGGHGFIIESPETVAQAICNFLAKVS